One segment of Nostoc sp. UHCC 0302 DNA contains the following:
- a CDS encoding DUF1257 domain-containing protein yields the protein MSHFSKIAVQFKDQSCLVEALRHLGFYPQIHSSPVNLYGWRGDKREEVAHIVVPREQISRVSNDLGFWFNGTDYECLISDYDRHNGQAFSGVGLGTQFISKLRQHYINLYLPLVATQFGGEIVETVTNGSVTTVRVSLQTQQHTRK from the coding sequence ATGTCACATTTTTCTAAAATTGCAGTCCAGTTTAAAGACCAATCCTGTTTAGTTGAAGCCCTTCGACACTTGGGCTTTTATCCCCAAATCCACTCTTCTCCAGTTAATTTGTATGGTTGGCGAGGAGACAAAAGAGAGGAAGTTGCTCACATAGTTGTACCTCGTGAGCAGATTAGTCGTGTCAGCAATGATTTAGGATTTTGGTTCAACGGTACAGATTATGAATGTTTAATTTCTGATTACGACCGACACAATGGACAAGCCTTTTCAGGTGTTGGCTTAGGCACACAGTTTATCTCAAAATTGCGACAACATTACATCAATTTGTATCTACCATTAGTAGCTACGCAATTTGGAGGTGAAATAGTAGAAACCGTGACAAATGGTTCTGTTACTACTGTTCGAGTCAGCCTACAAACTCAACAACATACTAGAAAATAA